Proteins encoded by one window of Paenibacillus urinalis:
- a CDS encoding Gfo/Idh/MocA family protein: MHKIRFLMIGVGGMGREHIRRILQLPEAEIAALADPSTAALDGAKADFPELEKTAIYTDYKDALAKEKLDAAVIVSPHRMHYEQGMDCLTAGLHVLMEKPFVDGAANAEAIISHAAASGKHLAVAYQRHLLGPYMYMKQSVSHGRLGSIQFVSAYQAQSWMVDQKGTWRQSLALSCGGQLNDSGSHLLDAVLWITGLRPLQVSAVIDTRQTEVDIDSAVTIQFEGGAIGSFHVVGSASIKWQEDLSIHGDQGTLLFRNGRLYEAVDGEPEVREVPPERWPESSNPNHDFVELLLGRIESASAPAESGLYIAKVTEAAMISSAGKGILTPVSIE, encoded by the coding sequence ATGCACAAAATTCGTTTTTTAATGATCGGAGTCGGAGGGATGGGAAGAGAGCATATACGCCGAATTCTTCAGCTCCCGGAAGCAGAAATTGCAGCGCTCGCAGATCCCAGTACGGCTGCACTAGATGGTGCTAAGGCTGATTTTCCCGAATTAGAGAAGACCGCCATTTATACGGACTATAAAGATGCACTAGCAAAGGAGAAGCTGGATGCGGCTGTCATCGTATCTCCCCATCGAATGCATTATGAGCAAGGAATGGATTGCCTTACGGCAGGACTGCATGTACTCATGGAAAAGCCTTTTGTAGATGGCGCAGCAAATGCAGAGGCAATTATTTCGCATGCGGCTGCCAGCGGCAAGCATCTTGCCGTAGCATATCAACGTCATTTATTAGGTCCTTATATGTATATGAAGCAATCCGTATCGCACGGAAGGTTGGGCAGCATTCAATTTGTGAGCGCATATCAGGCCCAGAGCTGGATGGTAGATCAGAAAGGCACCTGGCGGCAGAGCCTGGCTTTATCCTGCGGTGGTCAGCTGAACGATTCCGGCAGTCATTTGCTTGATGCCGTATTATGGATTACCGGATTGCGGCCGCTGCAGGTCTCAGCGGTGATTGACACAAGGCAGACCGAAGTCGATATCGATTCAGCAGTTACGATTCAGTTCGAGGGAGGAGCCATTGGCTCGTTCCATGTTGTAGGCAGCGCAAGCATTAAGTGGCAGGAGGACTTATCGATCCATGGAGATCAAGGTACATTGCTCTTCCGAAATGGCAGGCTGTATGAAGCTGTAGACGGTGAACCGGAAGTTCGGGAGGTACCACCAGAACGATGGCCGGAGTCCAGTAATCCGAATCATGATTTTGTTGAACTGCTGCTTGGAAGAATAGAGAGTGCTTCTGCACCAGCTGAGAGTGGGCTTTACATTGCAAAAGTGACGGAGGCCGCCATGATTAGCAGCGCTGGAAAAGGAATTCTGACACCTGTATCCATTGAATAA
- the polA gene encoding DNA polymerase I: MEKFILIDGNSIIYRAFFAMPPLTNSSGLHTNAVYGFTTMLLRLLEEHKPTHMMVAFDAGKVTFRHEGYEEYKGGRQKTPPELSEQFPVLKDLLRAFGIAQFELEGYEADDIIGTLTKRADEAGREVLVVTGDKDMLQLASEHVNIALTRKGVSEIEAYGPKEIEEKYGLTPLQIIDLKGLMGDASDNIPGIPGVGEKTALKLLHQFGSVEAVLEHTSELKGKMKEKIETHADDARLSKKLATIYREVPLDQSWEDMVFDGLKEESAAPALGKLEFKSLLERLSFTVNRVNEDSEDAPEAVQLDVVIVTEDNAKELASALEEVKVVHVEAHGDNPHHAEIIGIVIYTQERYYFLTPEILRSDACIQIREWFADTNQPKHGYDLHRVDLALHASGIEFAGAAFDAHLAGYLLDPTDSDQTLTGLAAKYALPRLASDEEVLGKGAKYKVPDIEVLANHLSRKTASLQGIIPLQQKDLEETGMHELFYDLEMPLSRILADMEKQGIKANINDLKELGAEFEKTIRGLVEKIYEIAGTEFNLNSPKQLGEILFDKLGLPVIKKTKTGYSTGADVLEKLAPYHDIVQYILEYRTIAKLQSTYIEGLLKEISPETSKVHTYYRQTIAATGRLSSQYPNLQNIPIRLEEGRKIRKVFAPSEENWYILAADYSQIELRVLAHISDDERLKEAFVHDMDIHTKTAMDVFGVDKDAVDSNMRRSAKAVNFGIVYGISDYGLSQNLNITRKEAAQFIEQYFAVFQGVRKFMDDIVKEARKDGYVTTLMGRRRYLPEINASNFNLRSFAERTAMNTPIQGTAADIIKLAMVQMDAALAKQGLQSRMLLQVHDELVFEVPEEELETMKKLVPEVMEQALQLSVPLKAEVSYGRNWYEAK; encoded by the coding sequence ATGGAAAAGTTTATTTTAATAGATGGTAACAGCATTATTTATCGGGCGTTTTTTGCAATGCCGCCGCTGACGAATTCGAGCGGTCTACATACGAATGCAGTGTATGGATTCACAACGATGCTGCTAAGACTGCTGGAGGAGCATAAGCCGACTCATATGATGGTTGCTTTTGATGCAGGCAAGGTGACGTTCCGTCATGAAGGGTACGAGGAGTATAAAGGCGGTCGACAGAAGACTCCCCCTGAGCTGTCCGAACAATTCCCTGTGCTGAAGGACTTGCTGAGAGCTTTTGGCATTGCTCAATTTGAACTCGAAGGCTACGAGGCGGATGATATTATCGGTACCTTGACCAAACGCGCAGATGAGGCAGGACGGGAAGTGCTTGTCGTTACTGGAGACAAGGATATGCTGCAGCTTGCTTCCGAGCATGTCAATATTGCTCTCACTCGAAAAGGCGTTTCCGAGATCGAAGCCTATGGTCCGAAAGAGATTGAAGAGAAATATGGACTAACTCCGCTGCAAATTATTGATCTGAAAGGTCTGATGGGCGATGCATCAGATAATATTCCTGGGATTCCGGGCGTCGGAGAGAAGACTGCGCTGAAGCTCCTGCATCAATTCGGTTCGGTAGAGGCTGTTCTTGAACATACCAGTGAGCTGAAAGGGAAAATGAAGGAGAAGATTGAAACCCATGCGGACGATGCCAGGCTCAGTAAGAAGCTGGCTACAATCTATCGCGAGGTTCCGCTGGATCAATCCTGGGAAGACATGGTATTCGATGGACTGAAGGAAGAATCAGCAGCCCCGGCACTCGGTAAGCTTGAATTCAAGTCTCTGCTGGAACGCTTATCCTTTACTGTGAACCGGGTGAATGAGGATTCAGAAGACGCTCCGGAGGCTGTTCAACTGGACGTGGTCATTGTAACTGAAGATAACGCGAAGGAGCTCGCTTCGGCGCTGGAAGAAGTGAAGGTTGTTCACGTAGAAGCTCATGGGGACAACCCCCATCATGCAGAAATCATTGGAATCGTAATCTACACACAGGAGCGTTATTACTTCCTGACACCAGAAATACTGAGATCGGATGCTTGTATCCAAATCAGAGAATGGTTTGCTGATACGAATCAGCCGAAGCATGGATATGATCTGCACCGGGTAGATCTTGCTCTACATGCGAGCGGCATCGAATTCGCCGGAGCTGCCTTTGATGCTCACTTGGCAGGATATCTGCTTGATCCCACCGACAGCGATCAGACCCTGACAGGGCTTGCTGCCAAATACGCCCTGCCTCGACTTGCTTCCGATGAGGAAGTGCTGGGCAAGGGAGCAAAGTATAAGGTGCCAGATATTGAGGTTCTGGCCAATCACTTGTCCCGCAAGACAGCTTCACTGCAAGGGATCATCCCGCTTCAACAGAAGGACCTGGAGGAGACAGGGATGCATGAGCTGTTCTACGATTTGGAAATGCCGCTATCCAGAATACTGGCTGATATGGAGAAGCAGGGAATCAAGGCAAATATCAACGATCTGAAGGAGCTGGGCGCAGAGTTTGAGAAGACGATCCGCGGCTTGGTGGAGAAGATCTATGAAATCGCAGGTACGGAATTTAATCTGAACTCTCCGAAGCAATTGGGCGAGATTCTATTTGATAAGCTTGGGCTGCCTGTGATCAAGAAGACGAAGACAGGCTACTCGACGGGGGCTGACGTGCTGGAGAAGCTGGCTCCTTATCACGATATTGTGCAGTATATATTGGAATATCGTACGATTGCCAAGCTGCAATCCACATATATTGAGGGACTTCTTAAAGAAATTTCTCCGGAGACCAGCAAGGTCCATACCTATTATCGTCAGACCATCGCGGCTACAGGAAGGCTGAGCAGTCAGTATCCGAATCTGCAGAACATTCCGATTCGTCTTGAAGAAGGACGGAAGATTCGTAAAGTATTTGCACCTTCGGAGGAGAACTGGTACATTCTTGCTGCCGATTACTCGCAGATTGAACTGCGGGTTCTGGCTCATATCTCGGACGATGAGCGGCTCAAGGAAGCTTTTGTGCATGACATGGATATTCATACGAAGACAGCTATGGATGTATTCGGAGTGGACAAGGATGCCGTAGACAGTAATATGAGACGTTCAGCCAAAGCCGTCAATTTTGGTATCGTGTATGGAATCAGTGATTACGGCTTGTCACAAAATTTGAATATTACACGTAAAGAAGCAGCACAGTTTATTGAGCAATATTTTGCTGTATTCCAGGGCGTTCGCAAGTTCATGGATGATATTGTAAAAGAAGCAAGAAAAGACGGCTACGTAACGACTCTGATGGGTCGGCGCCGGTATCTGCCTGAGATCAATGCAAGTAACTTTAACCTGCGCTCTTTTGCAGAACGGACTGCAATGAATACACCAATTCAGGGCACAGCTGCAGACATCATCAAGCTTGCCATGGTTCAGATGGATGCTGCTCTTGCCAAGCAGGGACTGCAGAGCCGGATGCTGCTTCAGGTGCATGACGAACTTGTATTTGAAGTCCCTGAAGAGGAACTGGAAACGATGAAGAAGCTCGTTCCGGAAGTGATGGAACAAGCGCTCCAGCTGTCGGTTCCGCTCAAGGCAGAGGTTAGCTACGGAAGAAACTGGTACGAGGCGAAGTAA